A genomic window from Aquila chrysaetos chrysaetos chromosome 9, bAquChr1.4, whole genome shotgun sequence includes:
- the LOC115346604 gene encoding death-associated protein kinase 2-like isoform X1: MLRKSRRFGGASLDWERTASLLAGLCVCPWGSSSCNKRKEVQGLGQTQPGTGAPSGTNEGPGPHPSAWHRQELMVRRDWGGSIVLQQVGQLGVGALLPQDHIPPIRQLVQDKVPTAIPAPGGEGMGRPAARSCPGSLGNAETSRKSLPLLGFAGGRLELCAVVQGARTLAWRKDPPLAVMAEGSQDGVLAEGEPGDTPDSTQVSCGQGAEIWGYICWVPCPGAAGDDQDTASPAGIAGSEGLAAALSPGNVEDLYELLEKLGSGHFGVVKRCRERSTGTFYAAKFVKTRRCRGSRLGLERAQVEREVAILRQLDHPNIMRLHDLFVSKAEMVLVLELIGGGELFDFIAEKEMLSEEEAIEFLGQILRGVEYLHAHHIAHFDLKPENIMLQEKHVPKPWVKIIDFGLAQHLEDGVTFKSLCGTPQYIAPEVINYEPLSSATDMWSIGVITYILLSGLSPFQGETDAETLSNVVAGTYEFEERCFSQTSEMAKDFIQQLLVKEPGHRMTAAECLVHPWIKPLSRKQVANRSRSSINMKNFRKFNARRKWKLSYNMVSACNRLCRTRLLCGLRKEDEELRRCESDQEEEGSHPVTLLRQRRSSCS, translated from the exons ATGCTGCGGAAGAGCCGGCG GTTTGGTGGTGCTTCACTCGATTGGGAACGCACAGCATCGCTGCTGGCTGGGCTCTGCGTCTGTCCTTGGGGCTCATCTTCCTGCAACAAGAGGAAAGAGGTGCAGGGCCTGGGGCAGACCCAGCCAGGCACTGGTGCCCCCTCGG GGACTAACGAGGGGCCAGGTCCTCACCCGTCTGCATGGCACCGTCAGGAACTCATGGTACGGCGTGACTGGGGCGGCAGCATAGTGCTGCAGCAGGTCGGCCAGCTCGGCGTGGGCGCTCTGCTCCCCCAGGATCACATACCGCCCATCCGGCAGCTGGTCCAGGACAAAGTGCCGACAGCGATCCCTGCccctgggggagaggggatggg TCGGCCAGCGGCCAGATCCTGCCCCGGCTCCCTGGGAAACGCCGAGACTTCGAGGAAAAGCCTGCCACTGCTGGGGTTTGCTGGAGGAAGGCTGGAGCTGTGCGCAGTGGTGCAGGGGGCCCGGACCCTCGCCTGGAG gaagGACCCACCTCTGGCTG TGATGGCCGAGGGCAGCCAGGATGGGGTCCTGGCTGAGGGGGAGCCAGGGGACACCCCTGACAGTACCCAGGTGAGCTGCGGCCAAGGGGCTGAGATCTGGGGCTACATATGCTGGGTCCCTTGCCCGGGAGCTGCAGGGGATGACCAG GATACGGCCAGTCCTGCAGGGATTGCGGGGAGTGAGGGGCTGGCAGCCGCCCTCAGCCCAGGCAATGTGGAGGACCTGTACgagctgctggagaagctggGCAG CGGGCACTTTGGCGTGGTGAAGCGATGCCGGGAGCGCAGCACCGGCACCTTCTACGCCGCGAAATTTGTGAAGACACGGCGATGCCGGGGCAGTCGGCTGGGGCTGGAGCGGGCACAGGTGGAGCGGGAGGTCGCCATTCTCCGTCAGCTCGACCACCCCAACATCATGCGGCTCCACGACCTCTTCGTCAGCAAAGCCGAGATGGTGCTTGTCCTGGAGCT GATCGGCGGCGGGGAGCTCTTTGACTTCATTGCGGAGAAGGAGATGCTGTCAGAGGAGGAGGCCATCGAGTTCCTGGGACAGATCCTGCGTGGGGTGGAGTACCTGCACGCCCACCACATCGCCCACTTTGACCTCAAG CCCGAGAACATCATGCTGCAGGAGAAGCATGTCCCCAAGCCCTGGGTCAAGATCATTGATTTTGGGCTGGCCCAGCACCTGGAGGACGGTGTCACCTTCAAGAGCCTCTGCGGGACCCCACAGTACATCG CTCCCGAAGTGATCAACTATGAGCCGCTGAGCTCTGCAACCGACATGTG GAGCATCGGGGTCATCACCTACATCCT GCTCAGCGGCTTGTCCCCCTTCCAGGGTGAGACGGACGCCGAGACCCTCTCCAATGTTGTAGCTGGCACCTATGAGTTCGAGGAGCGCTGCTTCAGCCAGACCTCCGAGATGGCCAAGGACTTcatccagcagctgctggtgaaGGAGCCAGG gcACCGCATGACGGCGGCCGAGTGCCTGGTCCATCCCTGGATCAAG CCTCTGAGCCGGAAGCAGGTGGCAAACCGGAGCCGTTCTTCCATCAACATGAAAAACTTCCGCAAGTTCAATGCTCGGAGGAAGTGGAAG ctctcctACAACATGGTGTCCGCCTGCAACCGGCTCTGCCGCACGCGGCTGCTCTGCGGCCTGAGGAAGGAGGACGAGGAGCTG CGCCGCTGCGAGAgtgaccaggaggaggagggcagccaCCCTGTCACGCTGCTGCGCCAGCGGAGAAGCAGCTGCtcctga
- the LOC115346604 gene encoding death-associated protein kinase 2-like isoform X2: protein MLRKSRRFGGASLDWERTASLLAGLCVCPWGSSSCNKRKEVQGLGQTQPGTGAPSGTNEGPGPHPSAWHRQELMVRRDWGGSIVLQQVGQLGVGALLPQDHIPPIRQLVQDKVPTAIPAPGGEGMGRPAARSCPGSLGNAETSRKSLPLLGFAGGRLELCAVVQGARTLAWRKDPPLAVMAEGSQDGVLAEGEPGDTPDSTQDTASPAGIAGSEGLAAALSPGNVEDLYELLEKLGSGHFGVVKRCRERSTGTFYAAKFVKTRRCRGSRLGLERAQVEREVAILRQLDHPNIMRLHDLFVSKAEMVLVLELIGGGELFDFIAEKEMLSEEEAIEFLGQILRGVEYLHAHHIAHFDLKPENIMLQEKHVPKPWVKIIDFGLAQHLEDGVTFKSLCGTPQYIAPEVINYEPLSSATDMWSIGVITYILLSGLSPFQGETDAETLSNVVAGTYEFEERCFSQTSEMAKDFIQQLLVKEPGHRMTAAECLVHPWIKPLSRKQVANRSRSSINMKNFRKFNARRKWKLSYNMVSACNRLCRTRLLCGLRKEDEELRRCESDQEEEGSHPVTLLRQRRSSCS from the exons ATGCTGCGGAAGAGCCGGCG GTTTGGTGGTGCTTCACTCGATTGGGAACGCACAGCATCGCTGCTGGCTGGGCTCTGCGTCTGTCCTTGGGGCTCATCTTCCTGCAACAAGAGGAAAGAGGTGCAGGGCCTGGGGCAGACCCAGCCAGGCACTGGTGCCCCCTCGG GGACTAACGAGGGGCCAGGTCCTCACCCGTCTGCATGGCACCGTCAGGAACTCATGGTACGGCGTGACTGGGGCGGCAGCATAGTGCTGCAGCAGGTCGGCCAGCTCGGCGTGGGCGCTCTGCTCCCCCAGGATCACATACCGCCCATCCGGCAGCTGGTCCAGGACAAAGTGCCGACAGCGATCCCTGCccctgggggagaggggatggg TCGGCCAGCGGCCAGATCCTGCCCCGGCTCCCTGGGAAACGCCGAGACTTCGAGGAAAAGCCTGCCACTGCTGGGGTTTGCTGGAGGAAGGCTGGAGCTGTGCGCAGTGGTGCAGGGGGCCCGGACCCTCGCCTGGAG gaagGACCCACCTCTGGCTG TGATGGCCGAGGGCAGCCAGGATGGGGTCCTGGCTGAGGGGGAGCCAGGGGACACCCCTGACAGTACCCAG GATACGGCCAGTCCTGCAGGGATTGCGGGGAGTGAGGGGCTGGCAGCCGCCCTCAGCCCAGGCAATGTGGAGGACCTGTACgagctgctggagaagctggGCAG CGGGCACTTTGGCGTGGTGAAGCGATGCCGGGAGCGCAGCACCGGCACCTTCTACGCCGCGAAATTTGTGAAGACACGGCGATGCCGGGGCAGTCGGCTGGGGCTGGAGCGGGCACAGGTGGAGCGGGAGGTCGCCATTCTCCGTCAGCTCGACCACCCCAACATCATGCGGCTCCACGACCTCTTCGTCAGCAAAGCCGAGATGGTGCTTGTCCTGGAGCT GATCGGCGGCGGGGAGCTCTTTGACTTCATTGCGGAGAAGGAGATGCTGTCAGAGGAGGAGGCCATCGAGTTCCTGGGACAGATCCTGCGTGGGGTGGAGTACCTGCACGCCCACCACATCGCCCACTTTGACCTCAAG CCCGAGAACATCATGCTGCAGGAGAAGCATGTCCCCAAGCCCTGGGTCAAGATCATTGATTTTGGGCTGGCCCAGCACCTGGAGGACGGTGTCACCTTCAAGAGCCTCTGCGGGACCCCACAGTACATCG CTCCCGAAGTGATCAACTATGAGCCGCTGAGCTCTGCAACCGACATGTG GAGCATCGGGGTCATCACCTACATCCT GCTCAGCGGCTTGTCCCCCTTCCAGGGTGAGACGGACGCCGAGACCCTCTCCAATGTTGTAGCTGGCACCTATGAGTTCGAGGAGCGCTGCTTCAGCCAGACCTCCGAGATGGCCAAGGACTTcatccagcagctgctggtgaaGGAGCCAGG gcACCGCATGACGGCGGCCGAGTGCCTGGTCCATCCCTGGATCAAG CCTCTGAGCCGGAAGCAGGTGGCAAACCGGAGCCGTTCTTCCATCAACATGAAAAACTTCCGCAAGTTCAATGCTCGGAGGAAGTGGAAG ctctcctACAACATGGTGTCCGCCTGCAACCGGCTCTGCCGCACGCGGCTGCTCTGCGGCCTGAGGAAGGAGGACGAGGAGCTG CGCCGCTGCGAGAgtgaccaggaggaggagggcagccaCCCTGTCACGCTGCTGCGCCAGCGGAGAAGCAGCTGCtcctga
- the PRCC gene encoding proline-rich protein PRCC produces the protein MSLVAYASSEEESDAEEAAGEEEEAAAPPPAAAQQPPARGLFATLPPPKASVMPPLPPPHQPLGSGFPLPPPPPFLMGPPPGMRGFSTPPPGMSPAQASTVSLPELAGSGNGSGEQPRLGGLLLPPPRNATTTTAASTLNLPPPVSASGALPGAGVDLSLPKPKKRTEPVRIAVPELHKGDSDSEEDEPTKKKNTLQGRGEGSGLSALLPQPKNLTVKETNRLLLPYAFSRKAGENASDSKPAKGPTSSSKAKPLSKPAVPTTPSPSAIKAAAKSAALQVTKQITQEEDDSDEEVEPENYFSLSDRSEPSVVGAETYMYSGTVVSEDPPPGTETEPQFQDAAANAPLEFKTGAGSSGAQHSWVPKPGEDYGSQPYSQFPAYGEAGVAGAYYQDYYSSGYYQEMEPAQAPPQEMSTDSSFIDDEAFKRLQGKRNRGREEINFVDIKGDDQLSGAQQWLTKSLTEEKTMKSFSKKKGDQPTGQQRRKHQITYLIHQAKERELELKNTWSENKLSRRQTQAKYGF, from the exons ATGTCCCTGGTGGCCTATGCCAGCAGCGAAGAGGAGAGCGATGCGGAGGAGGCCGCGGGCGAGGAGGAAGAAGCCGCCGCTCCGCCTCCTGCCgcagcccagcagcccccggcccgggggCTCTTCGCCACCTTGCCTCCCCCCAAAGCTTCCGTGAtgcccccgctgcccccgccTCACCAGCCCCTGGGCAGCGGCTTCCCCTTGCCGCCGCCCCCCCCTTTCCTTATGGGTCCCCCGCCTGGTATGAGGGGTTTCAGCACCCCTCCGCCGGGCATGAGCCCGGCCCAGGCCTCGACCGTCAGCCTGCCCGAGCTGGCCGGCAGCGGGAACGGGAGCGGGGagcagcccaggctgggggggctcctcctgcctcccccgaGGAACGCTACCACCACGACCGCTGCCTCTACCCTCAACTTGCCCCCTCCTGTCTCGGCCTCTGGTGctctgcccggggctggggtgGATTTGAGCCTCCCCAAGCCAAAGAAGAGGACAGAGCCGGTGCGGATCGCAGTGCCCGAGTTGCACAAGGGAGAT tcagattcagaggaagatgaaccaacaaagaagaaaaatactcttCAG GGACGCGGCGAGGGCTCTGGCTTGTCCGCTTTGCTTCCTCAACCCAAAAATTTGACAGTGAAAGAGACCAATCGGTTACTTTTGCCCTACGCTTTCTCGAGGAAAGCGGGAGAAAATGCCTCCGACTCAAAGCCTGCTAAGGGCCCGACCTCTTCCTCCAAAGCAAAACCTCTGTCCAAGCCAGCAGTGCCCACTACTCCTTCTCCATCTGCCATCAAAGCTGCTGCGAAGAGCGCTGCCCTGCAGGTAACGAAGCAGATCACACAGGAAGAGGATGACAGTGATGAAGAGGTCGAGCCAGAGAACTACTTCTCCTTGTCTGACAGGAGCGAGCCCAGCGTTGTGGGTGCTGAGACATACATGTACTCTGGCACGGTGGTGTCGGAGGACCCGCCTCCTGGGACAGAGACAGAGCCCCAGttccaggatgctgctgctaaTGCCCCGCTGGAATTCAAGACAGGTGCGGGCTCCAGTGGTGCTCAGCACAGCTGGGTGCCCAAACCCGGAGAAGACTACGGCAGCCAGCCGTACAGCCAGTTCCCTGCCTACGGCGAGGCCGGTGTGGCTGGTGCATATTATCAG GATTACTACAGCAGCGGGTACTACCAGGAGATGGAACCAGCCCAGGCACCGCCGCAGGAGATGAGCACCGACTCCTCCTTCATAGATGACGAAGCG TTCAAGCGTCTGCAAGGCAAGCGGAATCGAGGGAGGGAAGAGATCAACTTTGTGGATATCAAAGGTGATGATCAGCTGAGTGGAGCCCAGCAGTGGCTGACCAAATCCTTAACAGAGGAGAAGACCATGAAATCGTTCAGCAAG AAAAAAGGAGATCAGCCCACGggacagcaaaggagaaaacacCAGATCACATACCTGATCCATCAG gcaaaggaaagagaacTGGAACTGAAAAACACATGGTCTGAAAACAAGCTCAGCCGACGTCAGACTCAAGCCAAATACGGATTCTAA